A genome region from Nocardia sp. NBC_00565 includes the following:
- a CDS encoding ABC transporter substrate-binding protein, which yields MPGSNDIGKLLELLRALYVPHERPRVLRTLVRRRRQLPRPLICLVGPAANGELLTEIYRWLGESGGRRAVPRARVELHSLAPDAIRPDPNATGREVNAHCLPILQRLVAGFSTENTAMGPISFPRYRTADWLTRQRVTSDETEAAVELRARLPKLLRLGSRDSDSMGGEVGDWLTWVVFAVLALWPVLRLWMWISGRVPGLSKETRWFMRQRYMAPELSDSFLGFATRLTASLRNDENEDQVAKLLVHAFLEDLRDAYRQRIWRPSSWRRTAYPVALLGTVAVGSSGADLLRRINDIRNETGIFDPLVVVAALDYDPRDLEPARPVHQLADIGDLHSLDNLESLDDGPASGPVPDPLRQWLRDIDNSRTHRLADAWYLRLALPDPVDGRIGDPNRTHLAVPPAPPLAARKWFVSICVLIPVAALVATALVYVPALRGAPCSHWPWTSGIAVAEHGGECVGYSDNDRQVFADDPELSAMQREVFRQNKIAADIRRDNPRRPLISLVYFAGISYSDSNVRYPHAQVQELAGLAVRQRRAIGAPDESEPLLRIIVANGGTNMRAASWVVDHLLADMLRKDPGVLGVVGMDRSTAETARAIGKLGDLGVPVVATTLSADGLEAASPMFFQSVPSNRVQARLIADYVQGARYPGGTPEAGQLRYHRVLVYHPKVTDDVYVTTLVADLNAELDRRGVPRDSRSWDAQQELYGFPAPCETPGFDRHTLLFFAGRNDDFATFGNAVTRGCLATESPAILGADTVTRLIADPKAMAALPASLTVRYVAKGVPIILGGAECVRGNGVVGTEAPTLDFQELCNEMSRLVTDLAAYPDLASYHPSWPGDRTGLAYDVAGVILQAVRVNRARPERPREVNRAAIALQLRGTDYLGVTGTLYFSRGRVADDSTIGILVATGLGRSDQPRQCLLMYPQGVINGRGPDGCPAGTKSDTEDWTPPER from the coding sequence ATGCCGGGTTCGAACGATATCGGCAAACTCCTGGAGTTGTTGCGGGCACTGTATGTGCCGCACGAGCGTCCCCGGGTGCTGCGAACTCTGGTGCGTAGGCGACGCCAGCTGCCGCGTCCGCTGATCTGCCTGGTCGGGCCCGCGGCCAATGGTGAGTTGCTCACGGAGATCTACCGCTGGCTCGGTGAGTCCGGTGGCCGTCGCGCGGTGCCGCGCGCCCGGGTCGAATTGCACAGTCTGGCACCGGATGCCATCCGGCCCGACCCGAACGCGACCGGTCGGGAGGTGAACGCGCACTGCCTGCCGATTCTGCAGCGGCTGGTCGCGGGGTTCTCCACTGAAAACACCGCGATGGGGCCGATCTCGTTCCCGCGCTATCGAACCGCGGATTGGCTGACCAGACAGCGCGTCACCAGTGACGAGACGGAGGCGGCGGTGGAGCTGCGGGCACGGCTGCCCAAGCTGCTGCGCCTGGGTTCGCGCGACTCCGATTCGATGGGTGGTGAGGTCGGGGATTGGCTCACCTGGGTGGTCTTCGCCGTGCTCGCGCTGTGGCCGGTGCTGCGGCTGTGGATGTGGATCAGCGGACGGGTGCCCGGCCTGTCGAAGGAGACCCGCTGGTTCATGCGCCAGCGGTACATGGCGCCCGAATTATCGGACAGTTTCCTGGGTTTCGCGACGCGGTTGACCGCATCGCTGCGCAATGACGAGAACGAGGACCAGGTCGCCAAACTGCTGGTGCACGCCTTCCTCGAGGATCTGCGCGATGCGTATCGGCAACGGATCTGGCGGCCGTCGAGCTGGCGGCGCACCGCCTATCCGGTGGCGCTGCTCGGTACCGTTGCGGTGGGTAGCTCCGGTGCCGATCTGCTGCGCCGGATCAACGATATCCGCAATGAGACCGGGATTTTCGATCCGCTGGTGGTGGTCGCCGCCCTCGACTACGACCCGCGCGATCTGGAACCCGCGCGGCCGGTACACCAACTCGCCGACATCGGCGATCTGCACAGCCTCGACAACCTCGAAAGCCTGGACGACGGACCGGCTTCCGGACCGGTGCCGGATCCGTTGCGGCAGTGGCTGCGCGATATCGACAACAGCCGGACCCACCGGTTGGCCGATGCCTGGTACCTGCGATTGGCGCTGCCCGATCCGGTGGACGGCCGGATCGGCGACCCCAATCGCACGCACCTGGCCGTGCCGCCCGCTCCGCCGTTGGCCGCTCGCAAATGGTTCGTCTCGATCTGCGTGCTGATCCCGGTGGCGGCATTGGTGGCGACGGCGCTGGTGTACGTTCCGGCGCTGCGCGGCGCCCCCTGCTCGCATTGGCCGTGGACGTCAGGTATCGCGGTGGCCGAACACGGCGGGGAATGTGTCGGCTACAGCGATAACGACCGGCAGGTCTTCGCCGACGACCCGGAACTGTCGGCGATGCAGCGGGAAGTGTTCCGGCAGAACAAGATCGCCGCCGACATCCGGCGCGACAATCCGCGCCGCCCGCTGATCTCGCTCGTCTATTTCGCCGGAATCAGCTACTCCGACAGCAATGTTCGGTATCCGCACGCACAAGTTCAGGAGCTGGCCGGGTTGGCCGTGCGGCAGCGCCGTGCCATCGGCGCACCCGACGAATCGGAGCCGCTGCTGCGCATCATCGTCGCCAACGGCGGTACGAATATGCGCGCGGCATCGTGGGTGGTCGACCATCTGCTGGCCGACATGCTGCGCAAGGACCCCGGGGTGCTCGGTGTGGTCGGCATGGACCGCAGCACCGCGGAGACGGCACGGGCGATCGGTAAATTGGGCGATCTCGGGGTACCGGTCGTCGCGACGACACTGTCGGCCGATGGGTTGGAGGCCGCATCGCCGATGTTCTTCCAGTCCGTGCCGAGTAACCGGGTCCAGGCCAGGCTGATCGCGGACTATGTCCAGGGAGCGCGTTATCCGGGCGGCACACCGGAAGCCGGACAGCTGCGCTACCACCGCGTGCTGGTGTATCACCCGAAGGTCACCGACGACGTCTACGTCACCACGTTGGTGGCCGATCTGAACGCCGAACTCGACCGACGCGGGGTGCCACGGGACAGCCGCAGCTGGGACGCGCAGCAGGAGCTGTACGGCTTCCCGGCGCCGTGCGAGACACCGGGCTTCGATCGCCACACGCTGCTGTTCTTCGCCGGGCGCAACGACGACTTCGCGACCTTCGGCAATGCGGTCACCCGGGGTTGCCTCGCGACGGAATCGCCCGCGATCCTGGGCGCCGACACGGTGACCCGCCTGATCGCCGACCCCAAGGCGATGGCGGCGCTACCGGCGAGCCTGACCGTGCGCTACGTCGCCAAGGGTGTGCCCATCATTCTGGGTGGCGCGGAGTGCGTGCGCGGCAACGGGGTGGTCGGCACCGAGGCGCCCACCCTCGACTTCCAGGAGCTGTGCAATGAAATGTCCAGGCTGGTAACCGATCTTGCCGCCTACCCGGATCTGGCGTCCTACCATCCGTCGTGGCCCGGCGACCGCACCGGACTGGCCTACGACGTCGCCGGTGTGATCCTGCAGGCGGTCCGGGTCAATCGCGCCCGGCCGGAGCGCCCCCGCGAGGTCAATCGCGCCGCCATCGCACTGCAACTACGCGGCACCGACTACCTCGGAGTCACCGGGACGCTGTACTTCAGCCGAGGTCGAGTGGCCGACGACTCCACCATCGGCATCCTTGTCGCCACCGGCCTCGGGAGATCCGACCAGCCGCGGCAGTGTTTGCTGATGTATCCGCAGGGCGTCATCAACGGCCGAGGTCCGGACGGGTGCCCGGCGGGCACCAAGAGCGATACCGAGGACTGGACCCCGCCCGAACGCTGA
- a CDS encoding amidase, giving the protein MTVSDPTMRPAEPDRTTELGLAEFATALGQGTISSIDAVAAALDRIEASQPTLNAFRIVRREQALAEAAEADERLAAGERLPLLGVPIAIKDDTDIAGAPTAFGCGGDLPPKTEDAESVRRLRAAGAVIVGKTNTCELGQLPFTSGAAFGHTRNPWDAAHTPGGSSGGSAAAVAAGLVPAALGSDGAGSIRIPTAWTNLVGIKPQRGRVSTWPAAEAFHGLTVNGPLARTVADAALLLDAAAGPHPGDLHTPAPLTVSDAVGRDPGRLRIALSLRIPFTATRTALHPEVAVAVEHIAATLRRLGHSVTVADLHYGIMIGASFLPRSMAGISKVYDKMPGARVDPRTTANVRFGRALNGPALFAARQAEPLLHKRIGSFFRDYDLVLAPTTATPPPRAEEIDGIGVNATNDLITAACPYTWPWNVLGWPAVNVPAGFTDTGLPVGAQLMGTANTEPLLVSVAAQLESELRWDRHRPEPWW; this is encoded by the coding sequence ATGACGGTGTCCGACCCCACCATGCGTCCAGCCGAGCCGGACCGGACCACCGAACTCGGACTCGCCGAGTTCGCGACCGCACTCGGACAGGGCACCATCAGCTCCATCGACGCGGTCGCCGCCGCACTCGACCGGATCGAAGCCAGCCAGCCGACCCTCAACGCGTTCCGGATCGTGCGGCGCGAGCAGGCCCTCGCCGAGGCGGCCGAGGCCGACGAGCGCTTGGCGGCAGGCGAACGCCTCCCCCTGCTCGGCGTACCGATCGCGATCAAGGACGATACCGATATCGCCGGTGCGCCAACGGCATTCGGCTGCGGCGGCGATCTCCCGCCGAAAACCGAAGACGCCGAATCGGTTCGGCGACTGCGCGCGGCCGGTGCGGTGATCGTCGGCAAGACCAACACCTGTGAACTCGGCCAGCTGCCATTCACCAGCGGCGCCGCCTTCGGTCACACCCGTAACCCGTGGGACGCCGCGCATACCCCCGGTGGATCGTCCGGGGGTTCCGCGGCCGCCGTCGCGGCCGGATTGGTGCCCGCCGCACTGGGTTCCGACGGCGCGGGCTCGATCCGCATCCCGACCGCGTGGACCAACCTCGTCGGCATCAAACCGCAGCGCGGACGCGTCTCGACCTGGCCGGCGGCCGAGGCCTTCCATGGCCTCACCGTGAACGGACCGTTGGCGCGCACTGTGGCCGATGCGGCACTGCTACTGGATGCCGCCGCCGGACCGCACCCCGGCGATCTGCACACCCCCGCGCCGCTCACCGTCTCCGATGCCGTGGGCCGCGACCCCGGGCGACTGCGCATCGCACTGTCACTGCGAATTCCGTTCACCGCCACCAGGACCGCGCTGCATCCGGAGGTCGCGGTCGCGGTCGAGCACATCGCCGCCACCCTACGTCGGCTCGGCCATTCGGTGACCGTGGCGGATCTGCACTACGGCATCATGATCGGCGCGTCCTTCCTCCCGCGCTCGATGGCGGGCATCAGCAAGGTATACGACAAAATGCCGGGCGCCCGAGTGGATCCGCGCACCACCGCGAACGTCCGGTTCGGCCGCGCGCTCAACGGACCCGCACTGTTCGCGGCGCGACAGGCGGAACCCTTGCTGCACAAGCGAATCGGCAGCTTCTTCCGCGATTACGATCTGGTGCTCGCGCCGACGACCGCGACGCCCCCGCCGCGCGCCGAGGAGATCGACGGTATCGGCGTCAACGCGACCAACGACCTCATCACCGCTGCTTGCCCCTACACCTGGCCCTGGAATGTGCTCGGCTGGCCCGCCGTGAACGTCCCGGCGGGCTTCACCGACACGGGTCTGCCGGTCGGCGCGCAGCTGATGGGTACCGCGAACACTGAGCCGCTACTGGTTTCCGTTGCGGCACAACTGGAATCGGAACTCCGCTGGGATCGCCACCGTCCCGAACCCTGGTGGTGA
- a CDS encoding alpha/beta fold hydrolase, with the protein MGISTSLGRTHEVDLPGGRIRYHDTGAGAPVVFVHGLLVNADLWRDVVPAVAAAGHRCITPDWPLGSHEIPVPAADLTPTGVADLIAEFLERLDLADVTIVANDTGGAITQVLLTRRPERIGRVVLTSCDAYEGFFPPAFAALPVLARVPGSMRPLTELMRIRALHRLPIAFGWVTKRPVAPEIADSYLLPSRNSAAIRKDLRRFLKSVHRRYTLDAATRFPSVRVPVLIAWAREDKLFPVKFAERLAADLPNATLKFIDDSYTFLPEDQPELLSETILEFTRLHATP; encoded by the coding sequence ATGGGAATCAGTACTTCACTCGGCCGCACCCACGAGGTAGATCTGCCCGGCGGTCGCATTCGGTATCACGACACCGGGGCGGGCGCGCCGGTCGTATTCGTGCACGGTCTGCTCGTCAACGCCGACCTCTGGCGCGATGTCGTCCCCGCCGTCGCGGCGGCGGGCCATCGCTGCATCACACCGGACTGGCCGCTCGGATCGCACGAAATCCCGGTCCCCGCAGCGGATCTCACGCCGACCGGGGTTGCCGATCTGATCGCCGAATTTCTGGAGCGCCTCGACCTCGCCGACGTCACCATCGTCGCCAATGACACCGGCGGCGCGATCACCCAGGTGTTGCTGACCCGGCGACCGGAGCGCATCGGCCGCGTCGTGCTGACCTCGTGCGACGCTTACGAGGGGTTTTTCCCGCCGGCCTTCGCGGCGCTACCCGTGCTGGCGCGCGTTCCGGGCTCGATGCGGCCGCTGACCGAGTTGATGCGCATCCGTGCGCTGCACCGCCTGCCGATCGCCTTCGGCTGGGTGACCAAACGCCCGGTCGCGCCGGAGATCGCCGATTCCTATCTGCTGCCGAGCCGGAATTCGGCGGCTATCCGAAAGGATCTGCGGCGCTTCCTGAAGAGCGTGCATCGTCGCTACACACTCGATGCCGCCACCCGATTCCCGTCGGTGCGGGTGCCGGTGCTGATCGCCTGGGCCCGTGAGGACAAGCTGTTCCCGGTGAAGTTCGCCGAACGCCTGGCCGCCGACCTGCCGAATGCCACCCTGAAATTCATCGACGACTCCTACACGTTCCTGCCCGAGGACCAGCCCGAGTTGCTCTCCGAAACGATTCTGGAGTTCACTCGGCTGCATGCCACGCCGTAG
- a CDS encoding TetR/AcrR family transcriptional regulator, producing the protein MPRRSQEDRSRATRAALEQAGRRLFAERGFAATSAEELVTEAGVTRGALHHHYGDKRGLFLTVLEQLEVEGTTEIENAIGAVNPDDILTSMAIGLNTFLEICQRPEMIRITLYDGPAVLGWQAFREFEARHGLGLIVAELERARDEGLIADAPIPVLAQLIFSAVTEAGLIVAHATDRDAARAQAQQSLMLLIGGILRT; encoded by the coding sequence ATGCCACGCCGTAGTCAGGAGGATCGCTCCCGCGCCACCCGCGCCGCACTCGAACAGGCCGGTCGCCGGTTGTTCGCCGAGCGCGGTTTCGCGGCGACCTCGGCCGAGGAACTGGTCACCGAGGCCGGGGTCACCCGCGGCGCGCTGCACCACCACTACGGCGATAAACGCGGCCTGTTCCTCACTGTGCTCGAACAACTGGAAGTCGAGGGCACCACGGAAATCGAAAACGCCATCGGCGCAGTGAATCCCGATGACATCCTCACCTCGATGGCCATCGGCCTCAATACCTTCCTGGAGATCTGTCAGCGTCCGGAGATGATCCGCATCACCCTCTACGACGGGCCCGCCGTACTCGGGTGGCAGGCCTTTCGCGAGTTCGAGGCGCGCCATGGGTTGGGGTTGATCGTCGCCGAACTCGAACGGGCCCGCGACGAAGGGCTGATCGCCGACGCGCCGATTCCGGTGCTGGCCCAGTTGATCTTCAGTGCGGTCACCGAAGCGGGCCTGATCGTCGCCCACGCAACCGATCGGGATGCGGCCCGGGCGCAGGCGCAACAGTCCCTGATGCTGCTCATCGGCGGCATTCTGCGCACCTGA
- a CDS encoding LysR family transcriptional regulator codes for MDTEAVRSFVRAAELGQLQHAADELGVTQQAVSKRIATLERQLDVRLFTRTARGVELTLDGQAFLPHARNIITGVDRAITAIRPGSRALRIDVLGLRSAQAVVLHDYWRSHPETNLDVVTLRVNDPCVAVAAVRAGDIDASFRTVTDPAMLPRDVQMIHAFDSPLELLVGPRHPLASARTLTPPQLRKHRIWVPGIAPRSEWSEFYDQLATDFDLRIDAAGPNFGNEVLLDILADSADVATLIGARDRYIWPTNHDLRRIPIVNPTLAYPLSLIFPRTNPHPGLRAIINHFGSLTPLPETAWLPSWATTPRRSDGDIEHTRR; via the coding sequence ATGGATACCGAGGCGGTGCGATCGTTCGTCCGCGCGGCCGAGCTCGGACAGCTGCAACACGCGGCCGACGAGCTCGGCGTGACGCAACAGGCCGTGTCGAAGCGGATCGCAACCCTCGAGCGCCAACTCGACGTCCGGTTGTTCACCCGCACCGCCCGAGGGGTCGAGCTGACACTCGACGGCCAAGCCTTCCTCCCGCACGCCCGGAACATCATCACGGGTGTCGATCGCGCCATCACCGCGATCAGACCGGGCTCGCGGGCCCTTCGGATCGACGTTCTCGGCCTGCGATCCGCGCAGGCCGTCGTCCTGCACGACTATTGGCGGTCGCATCCCGAAACCAACCTCGACGTGGTTACCCTCCGGGTCAATGACCCGTGCGTGGCGGTCGCCGCCGTCCGAGCAGGCGATATCGACGCCTCGTTCCGCACGGTCACCGACCCGGCCATGCTGCCGCGCGACGTGCAAATGATCCATGCGTTCGACTCCCCGCTGGAACTCCTCGTCGGCCCGAGACATCCGCTCGCCTCCGCACGAACACTGACACCACCCCAGCTGCGCAAGCACCGGATCTGGGTGCCGGGTATCGCGCCGCGAAGCGAATGGTCAGAGTTCTACGATCAGCTCGCCACCGACTTCGACCTCCGCATCGACGCCGCGGGACCGAACTTCGGCAACGAGGTACTCCTCGACATCCTCGCGGACTCCGCAGACGTGGCCACCCTCATAGGCGCGCGCGACCGGTACATCTGGCCGACGAACCACGACCTACGCCGCATTCCGATCGTGAATCCGACACTCGCATACCCGCTCTCGCTCATCTTCCCCAGAACGAATCCACACCCAGGACTGCGGGCAATCATCAACCACTTCGGCAGCCTGACACCGCTCCCTGAGACAGCCTGGCTCCCATCCTGGGCAACGACACCACGCCGCAGCGACGGAGACATCGAACACACCCGACGCTAA
- a CDS encoding MFS transporter, which produces MHVQLGRSFGWLWSAYAVSTYGTWIAFGAFPLIAVQVLHSPAFAVSLLEAAGLAVAAVVAFSLGPWVEHRAKRPVMIAMDLIRFVAMVSVPIAYVLGLLSYGQLLVVSVISGTASIAFTAASGAYLKYLVRSDHLLVANGRFEGTSWVATAAGPPLGGALIGLLGPVVTVMADALSYLLSALGVLRIRGGDVAAPRDPATRLRGADLLNGWRFILHDRALRRLFLNSILVSGLIMATVPVLSVLLLGEYHFPAWQYGLAFGIPALGGYVGARLSARLVTRYGRHRVMIVSGWLRSLFPLGLAFVRPGIPGLLTVIIVEGLLITCMGIFNPIYATERLQRTPADHAAQVLSTWSASSKLLQAALMVLWGILATLTSPLAAITMSGVLLLATPLLLPKRTHVSDPEPATSAEDVRVA; this is translated from the coding sequence ATGCACGTGCAGTTGGGGCGCAGTTTCGGTTGGCTGTGGTCGGCCTACGCCGTCAGTACATATGGCACGTGGATTGCCTTCGGAGCGTTCCCGCTGATCGCGGTTCAAGTGCTGCACTCGCCGGCCTTCGCCGTTTCGCTGCTGGAGGCGGCCGGGCTTGCCGTCGCGGCGGTTGTCGCGTTCTCGCTCGGGCCGTGGGTCGAGCACCGGGCCAAGCGTCCGGTGATGATCGCTATGGACCTGATCCGGTTCGTCGCGATGGTGAGTGTCCCGATCGCGTACGTCCTCGGCTTGCTGTCATACGGCCAACTGCTGGTCGTCTCGGTCATCTCCGGGACCGCGAGCATCGCCTTCACTGCCGCATCCGGTGCGTATCTGAAATATCTCGTCCGTAGCGATCACCTCCTTGTGGCGAACGGGAGATTCGAGGGCACGAGCTGGGTGGCGACCGCGGCGGGCCCGCCGCTCGGTGGCGCGCTCATCGGGTTGCTCGGCCCGGTCGTCACTGTCATGGCCGACGCCCTCAGCTACCTGCTGTCCGCGCTCGGGGTCCTCCGCATCCGCGGAGGTGACGTCGCGGCACCCCGCGACCCGGCCACCAGGTTGCGCGGAGCCGACCTTCTCAACGGCTGGCGGTTCATCCTGCACGACCGCGCACTACGGCGCCTGTTCCTCAACTCGATCCTGGTAAGCGGCCTGATCATGGCCACCGTCCCGGTCCTGTCCGTCCTCCTGCTCGGCGAATACCACTTCCCGGCCTGGCAATACGGTCTCGCCTTCGGCATCCCGGCACTCGGCGGCTACGTGGGCGCCCGCCTCTCCGCCCGCCTCGTGACCCGCTACGGCCGGCACCGGGTCATGATCGTCTCCGGCTGGCTGCGATCGCTGTTCCCACTCGGTCTCGCATTCGTCCGTCCCGGCATCCCCGGACTCCTCACCGTGATCATCGTCGAGGGCCTGCTGATCACCTGTATGGGCATCTTCAATCCGATCTACGCAACAGAACGCCTGCAACGGACTCCCGCGGATCATGCCGCCCAAGTCCTCAGTACATGGAGTGCCAGCAGCAAACTCCTACAGGCTGCCCTGATGGTGCTCTGGGGCATCCTCGCCACACTCACCAGCCCGCTCGCCGCGATCACCATGTCCGGCGTTCTCCTGCTCGCCACCCCGCTCTTGCTGCCCAAACGGACACACGTGTCCGACCCTGAGCCCGCCACGTCGGCCGAAGACGTCCGGGTCGCATGA
- a CDS encoding M15 family metallopeptidase: protein MRGMWFCSVVLAVVGAVGVVGCAETEPSSPRADESAFVSVTEVDPTIIVEARYFGVHNFVGERIHGYEAAKCLLTKEAAGALAEVQKELRPMGLGLKTYDCYRPQQAVNHFVAWAENLDNTRMKAEFYPTVEKSNLFKDGYIAEKSGHSRGSTLDLTIVALPTADQEQYRDGDALRACTLPADQRFHDNSLDFGTGYDCFDPLAHTASPAPSGTQRALRELLTNLMDEHGFTNLAEEWWHFTLQNEPFPNTYFDFPIR, encoded by the coding sequence ATGCGCGGAATGTGGTTCTGCTCAGTGGTATTGGCTGTGGTGGGCGCGGTTGGGGTGGTGGGCTGCGCGGAGACCGAACCGAGTTCGCCGCGGGCGGATGAGTCGGCGTTCGTTTCGGTGACCGAGGTGGATCCGACGATCATCGTCGAGGCGCGGTACTTCGGGGTGCACAACTTCGTTGGGGAGCGGATTCACGGGTATGAGGCCGCGAAATGTTTATTGACGAAGGAAGCGGCCGGCGCGCTCGCGGAGGTTCAGAAAGAACTGCGGCCGATGGGACTCGGGCTGAAGACCTATGACTGCTATAGGCCGCAACAGGCCGTGAACCATTTTGTGGCGTGGGCCGAGAATCTCGATAACACTCGGATGAAGGCGGAGTTCTATCCGACGGTGGAGAAGTCGAATCTGTTCAAGGACGGGTACATCGCGGAGAAATCCGGCCACAGTCGTGGCAGCACATTGGATCTCACGATCGTCGCGCTGCCGACGGCCGATCAGGAGCAGTATCGCGACGGTGATGCGCTGCGCGCCTGCACACTGCCCGCCGACCAGCGATTCCACGACAACAGCCTCGACTTCGGTACCGGCTACGACTGCTTCGATCCGCTCGCACATACGGCCAGCCCCGCACCGAGCGGTACCCAGCGCGCTCTGCGTGAGCTACTGACGAACCTCATGGACGAGCACGGTTTCACAAACCTCGCTGAGGAATGGTGGCACTTCACCTTGCAGAACGAGCCGTTCCCGAACACATACTTCGACTTCCCCATCCGATGA
- a CDS encoding HIT family protein: MLEDRQPFNVAGYQQRVRSGPCFICELVSGAPGSEHEIVLDDGAHIAFLGRYPTMYGHVLVAPKAHIEHAVRDFEEDAYLRLQAVVYRVARAVEAVVPSERTYLLSLGSQQGNAHVHWHIQPLTPGTPYEHQQFHALMAENGVIPWSAGQAAELAGRLRVVLDS, from the coding sequence GTGCTCGAAGATCGGCAGCCGTTCAATGTGGCGGGGTATCAACAGCGGGTGCGGTCGGGGCCCTGTTTCATTTGCGAGTTGGTCTCGGGTGCTCCCGGGTCCGAGCATGAAATTGTGCTCGATGACGGCGCGCACATCGCCTTCCTCGGCAGGTATCCGACGATGTACGGGCACGTTCTGGTGGCGCCGAAGGCGCATATCGAGCATGCGGTCCGGGACTTCGAGGAAGATGCCTATCTGCGGCTGCAGGCGGTGGTCTATCGAGTTGCCCGCGCGGTCGAAGCCGTTGTGCCGTCGGAGCGCACCTATCTGCTCTCGCTGGGCAGTCAGCAGGGCAATGCGCACGTGCACTGGCATATTCAGCCGCTTACTCCCGGCACGCCGTATGAGCATCAGCAGTTTCATGCGCTGATGGCGGAGAACGGGGTGATTCCCTGGTCGGCGGGGCAGGCGGCGGAGTTGGCGGGGCGGCTGCGGGTGGTGCTCGATTCGTGA
- the recO gene encoding DNA repair protein RecO, which produces MRLYRDEAVVVRQHKLGEADRIVTLLTRQHGLVRAVAKGVRRTKSRFGARLEPFAYVDVQLHPGRNLDTITQVHTMEAFAADIVDDYGRYTTACAVLETAERLAGEERAPAPKLHALTASALRAIAAKQRPHELILDAYLLRAMGFAGWAPALDECARCATPGPHRAFHVAAGGAVCVHCRPPGSATPAPGVLDLLVALLKGEWDNVEQVPEQIRRQASGLVAAHLQWHLERQLRTLPLIERSTAARESATAGQTG; this is translated from the coding sequence GTGCGTTTGTATCGGGATGAGGCGGTCGTGGTGCGCCAGCACAAGCTGGGCGAGGCGGATCGTATTGTCACGTTGCTGACGCGGCAGCACGGGTTGGTGCGGGCGGTGGCCAAGGGGGTGCGGCGGACGAAGTCGCGGTTCGGGGCGCGGTTGGAGCCGTTCGCGTATGTGGATGTGCAGCTGCATCCGGGGCGGAATCTGGACACGATCACACAGGTGCACACGATGGAGGCGTTCGCCGCCGACATCGTCGACGACTACGGCCGCTACACCACGGCCTGCGCGGTCCTGGAGACCGCGGAGCGGTTGGCCGGTGAGGAGCGCGCGCCCGCGCCGAAGCTGCACGCGCTCACCGCGAGCGCGCTGCGGGCAATCGCCGCCAAGCAGCGGCCGCACGAGTTGATCCTCGACGCATACCTGTTGCGCGCCATGGGTTTTGCGGGCTGGGCGCCCGCACTGGACGAATGCGCCCGCTGCGCGACCCCCGGCCCGCATCGCGCGTTCCATGTCGCCGCCGGCGGCGCGGTCTGCGTGCATTGCCGACCACCCGGTTCCGCCACCCCGGCACCGGGCGTCCTCGACCTGCTGGTCGCTTTGCTGAAGGGCGAGTGGGATAATGTCGAGCAGGTCCCCGAACAGATCCGCAGACAGGCCAGCGGCCTGGTCGCTGCCCACCTGCAGTGGCATCTGGAACGCCAACTGCGCACCTTGCCGCTGATCGAGCGATCGACCGCGGCGCGAGAATCCGCGACCGCGGGACAAACGGGCTGA